In one window of Micromonospora cathayae DNA:
- a CDS encoding FMN-binding protein: MRRALLAVTGLAAGTTLLVVLKGAPETTPVAGLAAPERPPVVPAPSGSAPVPRPTATAPRATATGSDDDASARPTPSRSTRTPAARTTTTAPAPRRSTAPPSTGRRTVTGPVVGNEYGNVQVQITLVGTRIVDVKALELPEETAESDRRSSSVNKRYSGPDGEVVQRQDADLDTVSGATATSDAYQQSLQAAIDAARR, translated from the coding sequence ATGCGTCGCGCGTTGCTCGCCGTCACCGGCCTGGCGGCCGGCACGACCCTACTGGTCGTGCTCAAGGGCGCCCCGGAGACCACCCCGGTCGCCGGGCTGGCCGCCCCGGAGCGCCCACCGGTGGTGCCCGCGCCGTCCGGGTCCGCGCCGGTGCCGCGCCCGACGGCCACCGCGCCCCGGGCCACCGCCACCGGCAGCGACGACGACGCGTCGGCCCGGCCCACGCCGAGCCGGAGCACCCGGACCCCCGCCGCCCGTACCACCACCACCGCGCCGGCGCCCCGCCGCAGTACCGCGCCACCGTCGACCGGCCGGCGGACGGTGACCGGCCCGGTGGTCGGCAACGAGTACGGCAACGTCCAGGTGCAGATCACCCTGGTCGGCACCCGGATCGTCGACGTGAAGGCGTTGGAGCTGCCCGAGGAGACCGCCGAGTCCGACCGGCGCAGCTCCTCGGTGAACAAGCGGTACAGCGGCCCGGACGGGGAGGTGGTCCAGCGGCAGGACGCCGACCTGGACACCGTCTCCGGGGCCACCGCGACCAGCGACGCGTACCAGCAGTCGTTGCAGGCCGCCATCGACGCCGCCCGTCGCTGA
- a CDS encoding bifunctional RNase H/acid phosphatase yields MSLDEVVVEADGGSRGNPGPAGYGAVVREAASGEVLLERSEAIGTATNNVAEYRGLIAGLAAAAELGASRVEARMDSKLVVEQMCGRWQIKHPGLRPLAAEAAALVRRFDAVTFTWIPRERNRHADALANAAMDVAAGRAPKGTPAAPSRAGEPSRTAGPSRTGEPSREVAAPDSPARAAAREAAARAQTRPAAAPAPASAGGGTTGLPADGGQAGPAAVGTDPATAPASWEPRGTTEATRLVLVRHGQTEWTAQRRYSGRGDVPLSVVGREQARATAARVAALAPEVAAVVSSPLSRCTATARPIAVALGGVPVRTLDDLVECDFGAWEGRTFAEVRQEWPGELDAWLASTAVAPPDGESFVDVSARVDRARAGLLDRYPGQTVVVVSHVSPIKILLRDALAAGDALLHRLYLDPAGISVLDVWADGGVAVRSVNDTAHLAKIG; encoded by the coding sequence GTGAGCCTGGACGAGGTGGTCGTCGAGGCCGACGGGGGCTCCCGGGGCAACCCCGGCCCGGCCGGCTACGGCGCGGTGGTCCGCGAGGCGGCCAGCGGCGAGGTGCTGCTCGAGCGGTCCGAGGCGATCGGCACCGCCACCAACAACGTCGCCGAGTACCGGGGTCTGATCGCCGGGCTGGCCGCCGCCGCCGAGCTGGGCGCGTCCCGGGTCGAGGCCCGGATGGACTCCAAGCTGGTCGTCGAGCAGATGTGCGGCCGGTGGCAGATCAAGCACCCGGGGCTGCGTCCGCTGGCCGCCGAGGCCGCCGCGCTGGTGCGCCGGTTCGACGCGGTGACGTTCACCTGGATCCCCCGGGAACGCAACCGGCACGCCGACGCGCTCGCCAACGCCGCGATGGACGTCGCCGCCGGCCGCGCCCCGAAGGGCACCCCCGCCGCGCCGTCCCGGGCCGGCGAGCCTTCGCGTACCGCCGGGCCTTCACGTACCGGCGAGCCTTCGCGTGAGGTGGCCGCCCCCGACTCGCCGGCCCGCGCCGCCGCCCGCGAGGCCGCCGCCCGCGCCCAGACCCGTCCCGCCGCCGCTCCTGCTCCGGCCTCCGCCGGCGGCGGGACGACCGGCCTGCCCGCCGACGGCGGGCAGGCCGGCCCGGCCGCTGTCGGTACCGACCCGGCGACCGCGCCCGCCTCCTGGGAGCCGCGCGGCACCACCGAGGCGACCCGGCTGGTGCTGGTCCGGCACGGCCAGACCGAGTGGACCGCGCAGCGCCGCTACTCCGGCCGGGGTGACGTGCCGTTGTCGGTGGTCGGCCGGGAGCAGGCGCGGGCCACCGCCGCGCGGGTGGCCGCCCTCGCGCCGGAGGTCGCGGCCGTGGTCAGCTCACCGCTGTCCCGCTGTACGGCCACCGCCCGGCCGATCGCCGTCGCGCTGGGCGGTGTCCCGGTGCGGACTCTCGACGACCTGGTCGAGTGTGACTTCGGTGCCTGGGAGGGACGCACGTTCGCCGAGGTACGCCAGGAGTGGCCGGGCGAGCTGGACGCCTGGCTGGCCTCCACGGCGGTGGCCCCGCCGGACGGCGAGTCCTTCGTCGACGTGTCCGCCCGGGTCGACCGGGCCCGGGCCGGGCTGCTCGACCGGTACCCGGGCCAGACCGTGGTGGTGGTCTCGCACGTCTCCCCGATCAAGATTCTGCTCCGGGACGCGCTGGCCGCCGGGGACGCCCTCCTGCACCGGCTCTACCTCGACCCGGCCGGGATCTCGGTGCTCGACGTCTGGGCCGACGGTGGGGTCGCCGTCCGCTCGGTCAACGACACCGCCCACCTCGCCAAGATCGGGTAA
- a CDS encoding ferredoxin reductase family protein: MTYPGTHAAGRRSGTPSRSGGRSAAVVPPRVPARRGPAGRRAVLAVLWAGLVLAVLPWWLQTPDESLRTTTATLTAAGRITGLVAGYLLLVQVLLMSRLPVLERRLGTEQITRWHRDIGVTLLVAVLAHVSFTLTGYARLQRQSVLAEAGILLRDYEDMVGAFVAAGILALLGFTGVRAIRTALPYELWHHLHLSSYLVLLLGFGHQFAHGQQLFRPGPVRTGWIVAYLLVAAALVWGRLVLPLRFNLRHDLRVADVVAESRDTVSIYLTGRRLDRLDLAGGQFLRWRFLTAGRWWQAHPFSPSAAGNGRWLRLTVKVVGRHTADLRNLAPGTRVWAEGPSGTFTAAHRTRDRALLIAGGSGITPIRALLEELPPGAALIYRARTPDDVLLHRELDWLAEARQTDVWYVIGSRHDPGPRQMMSPEGLRQLVPDLTERDVWLCGPPGLVEATVRALRRAGVPRRQIHLATFEL; this comes from the coding sequence GTGACGTACCCCGGCACCCACGCCGCCGGCCGCCGCAGCGGGACCCCGTCCCGGTCCGGCGGCCGGTCGGCTGCCGTCGTACCCCCGCGGGTGCCGGCCCGGCGCGGCCCCGCCGGCCGGCGCGCGGTGCTCGCGGTGCTCTGGGCCGGGCTGGTCCTGGCCGTGCTGCCCTGGTGGTTGCAGACGCCGGACGAGTCGCTGCGCACCACCACCGCGACGCTGACCGCCGCCGGCCGGATCACCGGCCTGGTCGCCGGCTACCTGCTGCTGGTCCAGGTGCTGCTGATGAGCCGGCTGCCGGTGCTGGAACGCCGGCTCGGCACCGAGCAGATCACCCGCTGGCACCGCGACATCGGGGTGACCCTGCTGGTCGCGGTGCTCGCGCACGTCTCGTTCACCCTCACCGGGTACGCCCGGCTCCAGCGTCAGTCGGTGCTGGCGGAGGCCGGCATCCTGCTGCGCGACTACGAGGACATGGTGGGCGCGTTCGTCGCCGCCGGCATCCTGGCGCTGCTCGGCTTCACCGGCGTCCGGGCGATCCGCACCGCCCTGCCCTACGAGCTGTGGCACCACCTGCACCTGAGCAGCTACCTGGTGCTGCTGCTCGGCTTCGGCCACCAGTTCGCGCACGGCCAGCAACTGTTCCGGCCCGGCCCGGTCCGCACCGGCTGGATCGTGGCGTACCTGCTGGTGGCAGCCGCCCTGGTGTGGGGCCGGCTGGTGCTGCCGCTGCGGTTCAACCTGCGGCACGACCTGCGGGTCGCGGACGTGGTGGCGGAGAGCCGGGACACCGTCTCCATCTACCTGACCGGCCGTCGGCTGGACCGGCTCGACCTGGCCGGCGGGCAGTTCCTGCGCTGGCGGTTCCTCACCGCGGGCCGCTGGTGGCAGGCGCACCCGTTCTCCCCGTCGGCGGCCGGCAACGGGCGCTGGCTGCGGCTGACCGTCAAGGTGGTCGGCCGGCACACCGCCGACCTGCGTAACCTCGCCCCGGGCACCCGGGTCTGGGCGGAAGGGCCGTCCGGCACGTTCACCGCCGCGCACCGCACCCGCGACCGGGCGCTGCTGATCGCCGGCGGCAGCGGCATCACCCCGATCCGGGCGCTGCTGGAGGAACTGCCGCCGGGCGCGGCCCTGATCTACCGCGCCCGTACCCCCGACGACGTGCTGCTGCACCGTGAGCTGGACTGGCTGGCGGAGGCCCGGCAGACCGACGTCTGGTACGTGATCGGTTCCCGGCACGACCCCGGGCCCCGGCAGATGATGAGCCCCGAGGGGTTGCGCCAACTGGTGCCGGACCTGACCGAACGGGACGTCTGGCTGTGCGGTCCGCCCGGCCTGGTCGAGGCGACGGTCCGGGCGCTGCGCCGGGCCGGTGTGCCGCGCCGGCAGATCCACCTCGCCACGTTCGAGCTGTAG
- a CDS encoding Nif3-like dinuclear metal center hexameric protein, translating into MSTTGSPPPTVADVVAVLERRYPPSWAEPWDRVGLVLGEPTAVVRRVACVVDVVPETVAEALAVGADLIVAHHPLLLRGVSSVAPTTFKGRIVHQLIKRDVALYVAHTNADVANPGVSDALAARLGLTGLRPLHPAAPGSPAHGQGRGIGRIGELPRPMTLAELTRHAAAVLPPTAWGVRAAGDPDREVRTIAVSGGSGDGFLTAATAAGVDAFLTADLRHHPAGEHLAEGGPALLDAAHWATERPWLDDLAGHLRAAGVETYVSDLDTDPWTVHADSPTPPVDRSIPPPAADDDKEPRP; encoded by the coding sequence GTGAGCACAACCGGATCCCCGCCACCGACGGTGGCCGACGTGGTGGCCGTGCTGGAGCGGCGGTACCCGCCGTCCTGGGCCGAACCGTGGGACCGGGTGGGGCTGGTGCTCGGCGAGCCCACCGCCGTCGTCCGCCGGGTCGCCTGCGTGGTGGACGTGGTCCCGGAGACGGTCGCCGAAGCGCTCGCCGTCGGTGCCGACCTGATCGTCGCGCACCACCCGCTGCTGCTGCGCGGAGTGTCCTCGGTCGCCCCGACCACCTTCAAGGGGCGCATCGTGCACCAGCTCATCAAGCGGGACGTGGCGCTGTACGTGGCGCACACCAACGCCGACGTGGCGAACCCGGGGGTCTCCGACGCGCTCGCCGCCCGGCTCGGCCTGACCGGGCTCCGTCCGCTGCACCCGGCCGCCCCGGGCAGCCCGGCCCACGGACAGGGGCGCGGCATCGGCCGGATCGGCGAGCTGCCCCGGCCGATGACCCTGGCCGAGCTGACCCGGCACGCCGCCGCCGTGCTCCCGCCGACCGCCTGGGGGGTACGCGCCGCCGGCGACCCGGACCGCGAGGTGCGTACCATCGCGGTGAGCGGTGGCTCGGGCGACGGGTTCCTCACCGCCGCCACGGCCGCCGGGGTGGACGCCTTCCTCACCGCCGACCTGCGGCACCACCCGGCCGGCGAGCACCTCGCCGAGGGCGGCCCGGCCCTGCTGGACGCCGCCCACTGGGCCACTGAACGACCCTGGCTGGACGACCTGGCCGGGCACCTGCGGGCGGCGGGCGTCGAGACGTACGTCTCCGACCTGGACACCGACCCGTGGACCGTGCACGCCGACAGCCCCACCCCGCCGGTGGACCGCAGCATCCCGCCCCCCGCCGCGGACGACGACAAGGAGCCCCGACCGTGA
- a CDS encoding FAD:protein FMN transferase, which translates to MGTPISLDLADDLSRATLDALADEVFGWLREVDARFSTYRADSEVCRLDRGELPLAAASADLRLVLERCADLWRATDGFFDVYATGPLDPSGYVKGWAAQVASDRLLAAGAANHCLNAGGDVRVRGHSATGRPWRIGVQHPWDRTATCLVVTGTDLAVATSGVYERGHHVLDPRQRTPARGLRSVTVAGPDLGVADAYATAAMAMGPAGPAWLDALAGYGYAVVTDAGRCRCSPDLPLA; encoded by the coding sequence ATGGGTACGCCGATCAGTCTGGACCTGGCCGACGACCTGTCCCGGGCCACCCTCGACGCGCTGGCCGACGAGGTGTTCGGCTGGCTGCGCGAGGTCGACGCCCGGTTCAGCACGTACCGGGCCGACAGCGAGGTGTGCCGCCTCGACCGGGGCGAGCTGCCGCTCGCCGCCGCGTCTGCGGACCTGCGGCTGGTGCTGGAGCGCTGCGCCGACCTGTGGCGGGCCACCGACGGGTTCTTCGACGTGTACGCCACCGGGCCGCTCGACCCGTCCGGGTACGTCAAGGGCTGGGCGGCCCAGGTCGCCTCGGACCGGCTGCTCGCCGCCGGCGCGGCCAACCACTGCCTGAACGCCGGTGGCGACGTCCGGGTACGTGGGCACTCGGCGACCGGGCGGCCGTGGCGGATCGGCGTCCAGCACCCCTGGGACCGTACCGCCACCTGCCTGGTGGTCACCGGCACCGACCTGGCGGTGGCCACCTCCGGGGTGTACGAACGCGGTCACCACGTGCTCGACCCCCGGCAGCGGACCCCCGCCCGGGGGCTGCGGTCGGTGACCGTGGCCGGCCCGGACCTGGGGGTCGCCGACGCGTACGCCACCGCCGCGATGGCGATGGGTCCGGCCGGGCCGGCCTGGCTCGACGCGCTGGCCGGGTACGGGTACGCGGTGGTCACCGACGCCGGTCGCTGCCGCTGCTCGCCCGACCTGCCGCTGGCCTGA
- a CDS encoding putative leader peptide gives MRSIHLTKRGHIDLLRVASAACRRSL, from the coding sequence GTGCGTAGCATCCACCTGACGAAGCGGGGTCACATCGACCTCCTGCGCGTCGCCAGCGCCGCCTGTCGACGCTCCCTCTGA
- a CDS encoding bifunctional DNA primase/polymerase: MWGTVGPRVVHLSPLERVRLRRIAVRYALHGWEVTPGACLARSRFVCGRAGCPTVGCHPALENWDLAATTDPARVAMWWHTRPHGVLLPTGRAFDVLEVPAYLGRQVFESIRAHPADRARGPIAATPTGRWMFLVRPGDPLRPELDHCFHVVRHGVGSWIPAPPTRLPEGPVRWALAPEQARWRLPDSYLVQNVLVDALRATGIALPAEALPGKLPLPRRGY, translated from the coding sequence ATGTGGGGAACCGTCGGACCGCGCGTCGTCCATCTGTCACCCCTGGAACGGGTGCGGCTACGCCGGATCGCGGTCCGGTACGCGCTGCACGGCTGGGAGGTCACCCCCGGTGCCTGCCTGGCCCGCAGCCGGTTCGTCTGCGGGCGGGCCGGCTGCCCGACCGTGGGCTGCCACCCCGCGCTGGAGAACTGGGACCTCGCGGCCACCACCGACCCGGCCCGGGTGGCCATGTGGTGGCACACCCGCCCGCACGGGGTGCTCCTCCCCACCGGTCGCGCCTTCGACGTGCTGGAGGTGCCGGCGTACCTGGGACGGCAGGTGTTCGAATCGATCCGCGCCCACCCGGCGGACCGGGCCCGCGGCCCGATCGCGGCCACCCCGACCGGGCGCTGGATGTTCCTGGTCCGCCCCGGTGACCCGCTGCGGCCGGAACTGGACCACTGCTTCCACGTCGTCCGGCATGGCGTCGGCTCGTGGATTCCCGCCCCGCCCACCCGGCTGCCGGAGGGGCCGGTGCGCTGGGCGCTCGCCCCCGAACAGGCCCGCTGGCGGCTCCCCGACTCGTACCTGGTGCAGAACGTGCTGGTCGACGCGTTGCGTGCCACCGGGATCGCGCTGCCCGCCGAGGCGCTCCCCGGCAAGCTCCCGCTGCCCCGCCGCGGCTACTGA
- a CDS encoding DUF1501 domain-containing protein: MHTYPLHPECPDLRRLADDPAEALLRAEADVVAAENAAERDRYLRLEAAEEAQQDGRGVTRRTFVAGAAATATALATAQFVTTSASFAATKTGTLIHVFLYGGLDGLSLVAPASDPVLTKARPDLTLGEDSLALARGFKLTSAFSPLEKWLKAGQLGFVPAVSDERLSRSHFQAADACNLGGLPGETGGRGWLDSLVDALGKGTAFRSVGIGSTLPRSLVGTNGALSLNSVGSLRLNGDEKFRAATEKAIKGLFTGINHPVEEAVQDGLGALATAQKLAAQPYQAAEGIEYRGVGNAFKQLAQLIKGGANVRVATVGMGGYDTHENQGTREGGQLWRRLNELAQAMADFFTDLGDKADDVTIVVSSEFGRRVASNGGGTDHGHGGVVTVLSGRKLAGSLLGTWNGLDDLDSGDVPEYNNMFNVYGSVAQGRFGLTNAEVDKIFPRMKYTPIKLYA, translated from the coding sequence GTGCACACGTACCCCCTGCACCCCGAATGCCCGGACCTGCGCCGGCTGGCGGACGACCCGGCGGAGGCGCTGCTGCGGGCCGAGGCCGACGTGGTGGCCGCCGAGAACGCCGCCGAGCGGGACCGCTACCTGCGCCTGGAGGCGGCGGAGGAGGCCCAGCAGGACGGTCGCGGGGTGACCCGGCGGACCTTCGTCGCCGGGGCCGCCGCCACCGCCACCGCGCTGGCCACCGCGCAGTTCGTCACCACCTCGGCGTCGTTCGCCGCCACCAAGACCGGCACCCTGATCCACGTCTTCCTCTACGGCGGACTGGACGGGCTGAGCCTGGTCGCCCCGGCGTCCGACCCGGTGCTCACCAAGGCCCGCCCCGACCTGACCCTCGGCGAGGACTCCCTGGCCCTGGCCAGGGGCTTCAAACTGACCAGCGCCTTCTCCCCGCTGGAGAAGTGGCTCAAGGCCGGGCAGCTCGGTTTCGTCCCGGCGGTCTCCGACGAGCGGCTGTCCCGCAGCCACTTCCAGGCCGCCGACGCCTGCAACCTGGGCGGCCTGCCCGGCGAGACCGGCGGCCGGGGCTGGCTGGACAGCCTGGTGGACGCGCTCGGCAAGGGCACCGCGTTCCGCAGCGTCGGGATCGGCAGCACGCTGCCCCGCTCGCTGGTCGGCACGAACGGCGCGCTGTCGCTGAACAGTGTGGGCTCGCTGCGGCTCAACGGCGACGAGAAGTTCCGGGCCGCCACCGAGAAGGCGATCAAGGGGCTGTTCACCGGGATCAACCACCCGGTCGAGGAGGCCGTCCAGGACGGGCTCGGCGCGCTCGCCACCGCGCAGAAGCTCGCCGCGCAGCCGTACCAGGCCGCCGAGGGGATCGAGTACCGGGGCGTCGGCAACGCGTTCAAGCAGCTCGCCCAGCTCATCAAGGGTGGGGCGAACGTCCGGGTCGCCACCGTCGGCATGGGCGGCTACGACACCCACGAGAACCAGGGCACCCGGGAGGGCGGCCAGCTCTGGCGGCGGCTCAACGAGCTGGCCCAGGCGATGGCCGACTTCTTCACCGACCTGGGCGACAAGGCCGACGACGTGACCATCGTGGTGTCCAGCGAGTTCGGCCGGCGGGTCGCCTCCAACGGCGGCGGCACCGACCACGGCCACGGCGGCGTGGTCACCGTGCTGTCCGGCCGCAAGCTCGCCGGTTCGCTGCTCGGCACCTGGAACGGACTGGACGACCTGGACAGCGGGGACGTGCCCGAGTACAACAACATGTTCAACGTGTACGGTTCCGTCGCGCAGGGCCGCTTCGGCCTGACCAACGCGGAGGTGGACAAGATCTTCCCCCGGATGAAGTACACCCCGATCAAGCTGTACGCGTGA
- a CDS encoding zinc ribbon domain-containing protein, producing the protein MKAEPAVQRRLLDLQAIDTSLAQLAHRRRTLPEHAELDALARELSTLEDQRVRAQVAVDDLDRDIARIEKDVDQVRTRKRRNEDRLAAGSGPARELEALQHELTSLNRRQSDLEDAELELMEQRETAQSVLDGIAQRLAEARDRRTGVEQRRDATLAEIAKEEEFKRTSRQPLAADLPADLVTLYDKIRESTGLGAALLRGGRCGGCRLDLSGADRARIAKAAPDEVVRCEECRRIMVRTNESGL; encoded by the coding sequence GTGAAGGCTGAACCGGCAGTCCAACGCCGCCTGCTCGACCTCCAGGCCATCGACACCTCCCTGGCCCAGCTCGCCCACCGCCGCCGGACCCTGCCCGAGCACGCCGAACTCGACGCCCTGGCCCGGGAGCTGTCCACCCTGGAGGACCAGCGGGTCCGCGCCCAGGTGGCGGTGGACGACCTGGACCGCGACATCGCCCGGATCGAGAAGGACGTCGACCAGGTCCGGACCCGCAAGCGCCGCAACGAGGACCGGCTCGCCGCCGGCAGCGGCCCGGCCCGCGAGCTGGAGGCGCTCCAGCACGAGCTGACCTCGCTGAACCGTCGGCAGAGCGACCTGGAGGACGCCGAACTGGAGCTGATGGAGCAGCGGGAGACCGCGCAGTCCGTCCTCGACGGGATCGCGCAGCGGCTGGCCGAGGCCCGCGACCGGCGTACCGGGGTCGAGCAGCGGCGCGACGCCACCCTGGCCGAGATCGCCAAGGAGGAGGAGTTCAAGCGGACCAGCCGGCAGCCGCTCGCCGCCGACCTCCCGGCCGACCTGGTCACCCTGTACGACAAGATCCGCGAGTCGACCGGGCTGGGCGCGGCGCTGCTGCGCGGCGGACGCTGCGGCGGCTGCCGGCTCGACCTGTCCGGGGCCGACCGGGCCCGGATCGCCAAGGCCGCCCCGGACGAGGTGGTGCGCTGCGAGGAGTGCCGCCGGATCATGGTCCGCACGAACGAATCCGGCCTGTGA
- a CDS encoding flavoprotein → MNAVGVNDRHQVLYVIVCGSPLAGRVDRLVELAQRDGWQVCVVATPDGAKFVDAAALARQTGHPVRTSYKNPGDPDVLPPPDALVVCPATVNSVNKWAAGITDTLALGLLVEAQGRGLPIVAVPFTNDAMAVHPAFRAALDRLREWGVTVLFGDDVYRLHPPGTGDRHLHTFPWHLPVGALRARLCPAP, encoded by the coding sequence ATGAACGCGGTCGGAGTGAACGACCGCCACCAGGTGCTGTACGTGATCGTCTGCGGTTCGCCGCTGGCCGGGCGGGTCGACCGGCTGGTCGAGCTGGCCCAGCGCGACGGTTGGCAGGTCTGCGTCGTCGCCACGCCCGACGGGGCGAAGTTCGTCGACGCGGCGGCGCTGGCCCGGCAGACCGGTCATCCGGTACGCACCAGCTACAAGAACCCGGGCGACCCGGACGTCCTGCCCCCGCCGGACGCGCTGGTGGTCTGCCCGGCCACGGTCAACTCGGTCAACAAGTGGGCCGCCGGGATCACCGACACGCTCGCCCTGGGCCTGCTGGTCGAGGCGCAGGGCAGAGGGTTGCCGATCGTGGCGGTGCCGTTCACCAACGACGCGATGGCCGTCCACCCGGCCTTCCGGGCCGCGCTCGACCGGCTCCGCGAGTGGGGGGTGACGGTGCTCTTCGGTGACGACGTGTACCGGCTGCATCCGCCCGGCACCGGTGACCGGCACCTGCACACCTTCCCCTGGCACCTGCCGGTGGGCGCGCTGCGCGCCCGGCTCTGCCCCGCCCCCTGA
- a CDS encoding helix-turn-helix domain-containing protein encodes MDELPIGRRVAYWRGRRKMSQQVFADRLGKSKSWVDKIERGVRRLDKFSVLYEIADILQLDVQLLLGKDPDRRSDALNCIDQLEVDQIRAALERYDALSAYFDAAPYPPMLSDMRKAVNHAWLTYQYGRYGMLTRALPKLLRDAQAADAAYGADDQSREAAHLLGQVYQIASSVLRKLGDSELAWLAADRAMAVSQRADDQLLAGIATTRVGNALLAMGRARSALELNLRIANRLAPGGGNDASPERLSVYGLLLLQAAMAAARTGDSATVDDLLDGAQEAAHRLGGDHNHYWTCFGPTNLKLHRAAAAVELGDGGRAVETHLAIDPPSFNGLLPERRAHHMLDIARGFAQIGDVSAAGEMLVRGDRLAPSEIRCRPIAHEVMSDILRRTRGAPSAPIAELAEHMGVGI; translated from the coding sequence ATGGACGAACTACCCATCGGGCGGCGGGTGGCCTACTGGCGGGGACGGCGGAAGATGTCCCAGCAGGTGTTCGCCGACCGGCTGGGCAAGTCCAAGAGCTGGGTCGACAAGATCGAACGCGGGGTACGCCGGCTCGACAAGTTCTCGGTGCTCTACGAGATCGCCGACATCCTCCAGCTCGACGTGCAGTTGCTGCTCGGCAAGGACCCGGACCGTCGCAGCGACGCGCTGAACTGCATCGACCAGCTTGAGGTCGACCAGATCCGGGCGGCCCTGGAGCGGTACGACGCGCTCAGCGCCTACTTCGACGCCGCGCCGTACCCGCCGATGCTCAGCGACATGCGCAAGGCGGTGAACCACGCCTGGCTCACCTACCAGTACGGCCGGTACGGGATGCTGACCCGGGCGCTGCCGAAGCTGCTGCGCGACGCCCAGGCGGCCGACGCCGCGTACGGCGCGGACGACCAGAGCCGGGAGGCGGCCCACCTGCTCGGCCAGGTGTACCAGATCGCCTCCTCGGTGCTGCGCAAGCTCGGCGACTCCGAGCTGGCCTGGCTCGCCGCCGACCGGGCGATGGCGGTCTCCCAGCGCGCCGACGACCAACTCCTCGCCGGCATCGCCACCACCCGGGTCGGCAACGCGCTGCTCGCCATGGGCCGGGCCCGCTCGGCGCTGGAGCTGAACCTGCGGATCGCCAACCGGCTCGCGCCCGGTGGCGGCAACGACGCGTCCCCGGAGCGCCTCTCGGTGTACGGGCTGCTGCTGCTCCAGGCCGCGATGGCCGCCGCCCGTACCGGTGACTCGGCCACCGTGGACGACCTGCTCGACGGCGCGCAGGAGGCCGCGCACCGGCTCGGCGGCGACCACAACCACTACTGGACCTGCTTCGGGCCGACCAACCTGAAGCTGCACCGGGCCGCCGCCGCCGTCGAGCTGGGCGACGGCGGCCGGGCCGTGGAAACCCACCTCGCCATCGACCCGCCGTCGTTCAACGGGCTGCTGCCGGAGCGGCGGGCCCACCACATGCTCGACATCGCCCGGGGCTTCGCCCAGATCGGCGACGTCTCCGCCGCCGGGGAGATGCTCGTCCGGGGCGACCGGCTCGCCCCGTCGGAGATCCGGTGCCGGCCGATCGCCCACGAGGTGATGTCGGACATCCTGCGTCGCACACGGGGTGCGCCGTCCGCGCCGATCGCGGAGTTGGCTGAGCACATGGGAGTCGGAATATGA